CTTGGATTAGAAAACTTTCCCTAGTCTGGCTGTATGACGCTCATAATCTCATTCAGTCTGAATTgcctcatttttaagaaatgaaggtGTAATGGGATGATTTCTAAGGTTCTCCGGCATCTCTGTAATGTATGAATGCATGAAATAACCACAGATCTTACCTACTGAGCCATGgaccaatttattttcttttcaatccaAACCTAACCAATCTGCAAGAATTAAGGCTGAGGattgaattaaaattattaatctaAAATAATACAAGCAGATCAAAATAGCATCTTTACCAAACTGAGCTTAACCGGTATTTCATTAAATTGGGGACTCGGTTTCAAAAACAAGGCACATGTTTCCCTGAATCAAATATAATATCCTTCCTGGAGTGCATTAGATTTtactagatattaaaaaaaaataagaaaccgAAACTAAGAGTTGAAGAACAAAGTTTGTCATCTGATCTTGAAAAACAAAGTGCCTTCACAGGCATCACAGATGGGCAGCCACTACTGTGGACATAGAAATTCAGTATAAGCAGGATTACAGTCactctaaaaaaaaggaaatgcaaaacaaaggaAGATTTCAAAGCTAAAGGTGAGGGGTACCAACCACCTTCTGCAGAACCACGAAGGCTATTGCACAGAGCAGAGCAGACAGCCAGCCTCCGACGAGTCACACCTTTGCTCTCCAGCATTGGATTGTATGCTTTGCTCTTTCCTGAAATTCTTTGACTTGGTAGCACTTGGCTTTTGAACCTCATTATTCCCAGGACCTGAATTTTATAAGAGTTTCCTGGGCAGCCTGCCAGGAGGTGGGAGGAACGTTCCCATTAGCACTATAACGTCGCCCTTGGGAGCCTTGGATATTGCTGGAGCAGCCAGGGCACGGAGGTGCCCGGGGTGAAGCACCTGGCTTTGGAACTGCAAGAAGGACTCGGGAAGagcacagagaaaatgaaaaacacagataCAGTTTATGTAGTGggatgaaatatatatacatatacagttatttatattctatattgacatatttttatatttatatactaaaaATATGCTGTACATATTTTATGTAGTAATAGCAAGTGAACTGAAATATACATTGAAATGAGGGTttcatatataagtatatataacatataatgtatataatgtatcGTTGATATACACATTCCTAGGGGAAGAATGGCTAGAAACGGTGTTTAGAGAGATAGCTGAAGATATCTTCCAGTCATCTGAAGAAGGATAGAGTATTAAAGGGTTCTAGAtctcaagaacaaaaaaaaatcttcctaagcattaatttctttatcagtaaaatggattaaaaatcagGTAAGTCAATGTTCATTAAAGCATTCTGTAAACTTCATCATTCAAtacaaataaaaggcattttcATTAAGTATAAAACAGACAACTGAAGTATAAATTTACATCAGCCATGGCCAAAGTCCTGAGGACATTTAAATGTTGGAATTTAGATTATCCTGAGTGGGGCAAAATTAGCTCCAGATCAAGGTCCACAAATATTTCCTAGAGGCTTATAGAGGCTTTAAGGGCCAGGAGGTGAAAGTGTATGTATTTGTACTTACATAGAGGGAGAaactcctccttccccccccccatttgacTGGGGTGGGCCTCCCGCATGCTGGGCATGCTTTATGCTTAATTGCCATCTGCTGGAGGCACTTTTTGGTATGAACGCACTGGCCTGAGGGGAAAGGTCTGGCTGATGTGTGGGAAGAGGAGGgtagtgttatggactgaatgttcgTGTCTCCCCAAAATCCCTATGTTGAAACCCTCGCCatcagtgtgatggtatttgggaATTTGTTAGATTTAGGTGAGGTCATAAGGTGAGCCCCTATGATGGGGTTAGTACCCTTATAACAGAGACCAGAGAacttgctctccttctctccatgATGTGGGAACACAgtaagaaggcagctgtctgcaagagCATTCTCACCAGAAGCCAGGAAGTGAATTGGCTGGCGCCTTGATCTTcaacttctcagcctccaaactgtgagaaatagatgtttgttgtttaaaaataaataaaacgggggcgcctgggtggcacagcggttaagcgtctgccttcggctcagggcgtgatcccggcgttatgggatcaagccccacgtcaggctcctccactatgagcctgcttcttcctctcccactccccctgcttgtgttccctctctcgctggctgtctctatctctgtctaataaataaaaataaaatcttaaaaaataataataataataataaataaaacgaATTATCCTACCTGATCTTCCTACAGAAGACTCTATTCACTCTATCATTCACTCGTTCGTTCATTCAACAGATGCTTAGTGAACATCAGCTCTGAACCAGGGATGAGGGATACAGCCGTGAACGGCCTGGAGTCCCTTTCCTCAGGAGTCTACCTTCCAGAGTGAGGACAGCAAATGCTTAAGTGAACAAATCAATGTATCATGCCACAAAAAGATAAagagtgataaaaagaaatgggagtCAAGCAGGGGACACCGGTTCATACAGGGTGATTGGGAAGAATTGTCCAATAAGTTGACGTGTGCTCAGAGACCTCAGAAAGTGCGGATGGCCCTCGGGGCTACCCGGGGAAGCCCTGTCCAGTGCACAGACGTTGAGGCAGGAGGGCAGCTGAGCTGTCTGGGAaccagcaaggaggccagtggggTCAGAGAAGTGCGGTAAGAGATGAAGTCAAAGAGAGCAGGGATGCAGGTCCTCGAAGGCCCCCTTAGACTTCAAGGAGTGGCACTCACAGGCTTTGACCAAAGTGACATGATTAGAGTTTTATTTTCCAGAATCTCTCCAGCAGCTCTCAGAACAGATGGTTGGGAGTAAAGGCAGGACAGGGAGACTGAGGGGCTAGAGCAATCATCCAGATGACACAGTTGTTCTTCCTTGACCGAAGAGTTGAACGAAGTCTCCAGGTGGCCATCTCAGGTTAGATTAATAATTACAAGTCTTTCCCCTGGAGTTTTCCAAGTATTTCTGTACCCTTTCTTTCACTGCGTTGTCATGATACCCCTACAGTACAAGCACCCCAGCTATTCTTGCTCATTGCATAGGCCAGAGAAGTTAAGCCTCCCGCCTGAGGCCCTGAGAAGTAGACCTGAACCAGGTGTGACTCCCAAATGCTCTTTCTGCCAAACCAAGGTCATGGCCAAGCCTTCTCTAGCATGATCTTACCTCTTTGACCACACAGCTACCACACCTTTACAGGGAGAGAACCAGCCCTTACTGAGCTTCCGGAACTTCCTGGGCCTGGGCAAGATATTTACAAGCGTTGTCTCCTTTATTCTTCACAGCGACCTTGCAGGGAACGTGATCATCCCCATTTTAAGACAAACGAAGGCCTCAGAAGGATTGATTTGCCCAATGTCAGGCAGTTAGTGATGGATGTGGAATTGGAGCTGCGTTGTTTCTGATTCAAAAGCTCAGGGAGCCTCATAAACCCAAATGACCAAAGCAGTTAAACGATCAGATGAGCACGGAGAACCCAAGAGGGCAGGGGTAACATCGGGACCACGTCCGCGGgtggagcggggggtggggggggagtagGAATTTGCTAGGGCACCCCTCGGGCGgggcactcccccccccccattctcgaAGGTTCTCTGAGcgtgtgttctgtctctctgtgtAGGGTGCTCCAAAGTGACCTGCATCAGCTTGACCCGGGAGGCCTCCATTAAACTGTCCCCCTTGCATGGCAAACAGATTTCCATCCGCTACCTGGACATGACGGACTGCTTCGTGCTGGAGGACGAAGGGCTGCACACGATCGCGGCGCACTGCACGCAGCTGACCCACCTGTACCTGCGCCGCTGCGTGCGCCTCACCGACGAGGGCCTGCGCTACCTGATGATCTACTGCACGTCCATCAAGGAGCTGAGCGTCAGCGACTGCCGCTTCGTCAGCGACTTCGGCCTGCGGGAGATCGCCAAGCTGGAGGCGCGCCTGCGGTACCTCAGCATCGCGCACTGCGGCCGGGTCACCGACGTGGGCATCCGCTACGTGGCCAAGTACTGCAGCAAGCTGCGCTACCTCAACGCGAGGGGCTGCGAGGGCATCACGGACCACGGCGTGGAGTACCTCGCCAAGAACTGCACCAAACTCAAGTCCCTGGACATCGGCAAGTGCCCGCTCGTCTCCGACACGGGCCTCGAGTGCCTGGCCCTGAACTGCTTCAACCTCAAGCGGCTCAGCCTCAAGTCCTGCGAGAGCATCACGGGCCAGGGCCTGCAGATCGTGGCGGCCAACTGCTTCGACCTCCAGATGCTCAACGTGCAGGACTGCGAGGTGTCCGTGGAGGCCCTGCGGTTCGTGAAGCGCCACTGCAAGCGCTGCGTCATCGAGCACACCAACCCCGCCTTCTTCTGAAGGGGCGGCGCATGCGCGCGGACAGAGCGCTGCGCTTCCGAAAGCGGCGGATGGGAGCCCCGACCCCCACGCCCCCACCCGCTCGGAGCAGCCCTTGCTTCCTGGAAGGTTCTTAGGGATCtggcttttctgtttccttagtGCCGTGGGCAACAGGGgtcaaggagaggaagggggagggacgggggggggggggcgacaagTGGCTGTGCCGGTAAACTGGGTTTTTTTGGGTCCGGTGATCTGTAGGCAGTTTCTCTTCTCCCAAAAGAGGTACCTCCGCAAGCCCATGGCAGTGTGTTTAAGAacgcctctttctctctctgctcctggcaGCATCCCAGGCTTCTGCGCGCACACACCCTGTCCCCACGGccgcccacccccagcccacagcccctccctggcCAACAGCGACCACACACCCAATGATGCTCTCCAGACCTCCTCCTCTTTAAACTGCTTGATTGGCCTAAGCCGTACTCATCAGCCCCTCGCCCAAGCTAATTCTTGGTAAATACATGTCCTAGCACCTGGTATATACAAAGTGCTTCCAGCCCTTTTCTAAAGAATCATTTGTGGCAAGCAGCACTGTGCAGGAGGAGCCCTGCGCTCTGCCACGCCagagctgcgtgaccttgggcaagtcacgtgCCCTCTCTGGGCTTCGGCTTCCCGCACTGAGTCAGAGGCCATCCAGCTCGAGGATCCGCTTCATACCCATTTTAGAATTTCGGGAACGGAGATTGCCAGTAAGCAACAGCACCTCGACGTACAGCATACGAGGCATCTACCTCTTCCAAGAGTATTGGTTCTGGGCGGGCTGTCAGGAGATTGGGAAGTGCCAGCGTGAATGTCCCCTATGTCCTTCACTCCAATCTGATTGTCACCCCAACCCTGTTTCTTTTGGTGGGTGAGTCTCTTGGGCAGCTACTCCTGCCCGGCTAGGTGGGTGGTTCCTGTGACCAGTGCTTCCCGCCACCCTACCCCACACCATCTTAGGGAGGCCATGGATTTCCCACTCCCAGCACAGCCCACCGCCCCAGTTAAGCTGATCttgctgagtgttttcaaataggAAGAACGACCCTCACCAGTTTTAATTAACAAGGGAGGCCCAAGAGAGCACATGTCTTGGAGGGGTTTTCCATCCTTTCTCAGAGCACATGTGGCAGGCAGCAGACACGTCTGCCCTGCAGCTGGCAGGAGCAGACGTGGTGGTTCTTCCTCATTCCGATCACATTTCCACTTTTCTCATCTATTTATTTCTCTGTGCATCCAGACTGCATCACGTGAAGCCTGTCGGGCTTAAGTCATGAGTGTTTCACGGCACAGATTGCCACCTCGTGTGCCTTCTCCCGTGGCTAGCTGCATGTTCTCTGTCAAAGAGCACACAGCAGACTTTCAGGTGTTCAAAGACCGCTCACTCGAAAATGTCAGGCCAATGGAAGAGGGAGCACATTGATCACACTTAGGCACTGGCCTGCGAGCCAGGCCCTTGGAATAGAACATGAAAATCCTTGCCAAGTATGCATTTTAAATGGCCCTGTTTGGATGGGAATCCACTTGCTAGCCTCACTCACGTGAAATCAGGATGCCAGAAGAAAGTCCACTGTTCATTTTCATGAAATTGAGTTGCCTTTTGTTAATAAACACATGACTTTTCCCACCTTGTTCTCTAGGCACACCTCTCCTTCCTCGCTGTCCAAACAGTCATCCACTGCTTTCTCAAAGGGCCCATCACCCAAACGCAGAACCTCTGCAGCTCCAAGCCAAGTAGGTGGAATTGGTCGCAGATCAAGCTCACACACAACTCGACAACTGCACTCCCACTGTAGGCTTCCTGCGTTTCTTTGTCTTATGTCGGGAAGGAGGAGATAGAGTGAGGTGGCGTCTGCCCAGGAGGTTTCTTTCCTGCATCATTTGACATATGACCTCCTCTCCAGTCAACATCGTCAACAGCTTAACGTGTAAGCACGACTATGTGCCATGGGGGAAAGTGAATTGCTTGGCTGGGGAGAGTGTCTAGTGATAGTCACAGGGTTTAGAGCCATGAAAGAGGTCGAAGGTAGCTTTCGCATGCTCTGTGACTTGTGACCGTGTGTAACATTTCGGGAGTTGAGACTCACAAGGATTGTCCCTAACCCTTGGCACTACTGGGGTCTTTCAAGTGGTAAATTTACATACTCCGGGAATGAGAAGAGAGATCCAAAatggcgccctgaaccaaaaaaGGGATATCCCATTACACATACCTTTATCACCACCACCTGACCACTTCGTCTAAACTGTCTTCCACACATGAAACAAAGCTGACTTTCACACTCGTTGCCCAGCACAGGctgtctctccccatctctccctttGCCCCGGTCTTCTCTCCAGCCACTCTGCCCCCACTAGGGATATGAATCTATGGCAGAGGTCACTGGGGAAACAGCTCAGCAGATTTTTAGAGACCAAGCAAAAGGCCTCACTAGGAAATTTATCTGTTTTAAAACAttgcttccttcctgcctctgcgAAATTGAAtgctcattgtttttttttttttatttctaatgttcaATCACTGCGTGCTGTATGACTCTAGAAAGCCTTAATTTACTACCACCAAGAAATAAAGCAATATGTTGGTAATCGGGTTAAGTCTCATTTCATACGCTGGCCAGAGGAGCATGGTGTTCAGATGGGGACACTCAAGGGCGATCAAGAAACTTATCTTCTGCTGAAGTAGAGCGCAAGTCGGGTCACTGCAGCTCTTGTGCCTTTAAAGTTCCATCCATGATTTTGTCGTTTCTCTTGGCTTGGTGACTTTGGCTGAAAATTAGCAGGAGAGCGAAAAATCATTACCTTCACAGTTTAGGTCAGGTCTCCAATTCCTTAACCCGAAACTCTTGGAGCCAGATGTATTTTggaattcataattttttatatttgaggAAGTGAGCTGTGGTTTATTTTGTAATCCCCCTGGCAGAGTCTGGGGCAGCACCGTTAGTCAAACATGTTAGATTTCTGCAGCAATAGCTACGAATAGTCATACTATATAAGATTATTACAAACTATAAATAGCCTTGCATCCATTCAGGTCAGGTTTTGTCACCAGACAAATTTGTgccaaacataatgaaaaaaaaaaaaaaaaacacttctatTTCTTCAGAGCTCTCCAGATTTCAGAATTATGAATACATAACTGTGGCCCTGAATACTTCTCCTGGCATGGGTCCAAACACTGGACTAATCAAAATTATGCTATTGGTtgttatcaattttttaaaaggtcttaGAGCTTTAAAACCTAGAAGGACAATACAACAACTTgatctaaaaggaaaaattatcattcagttggaaaaaaagaaatgccaaagcTTTACTCACCCCAACCTTTAGATCTGAGAAATCAATATGGCAGAAAGCAAGCACCGAGAGATGAATGGCACACTTCAGCTTTGCAAGTAAAAAGGTTTTAAGAGATATTGATTTTACATGTATTTGTCCTCAACCTTCTTCACATCCTATGTCAGTGGCTTAATGACTGTCACATTAACCAATAGGACAGTGAACTGCCTGGGAACATTCACTAGAGGTAGCCCCGTGCAATTCTCGGGAATCTCAGAATACACTAGCAGGAGATAAAATGCATTTGTCCTTGAGGTTCGTGACTTCTTAAATTGTCATTTGTTCAGAATTagaaaaagtcttcaaaaaatttGCTATCCAAGAGCATGAAACATGAAACCAAACAGATTGGGGCTTTTTAAGAGGAAAAGTCATACAATAAAATTGCTTCCCACGTCCCAGTTTTCACAAAGAAGTCCCCAGAAATAGTGCATTTGTTCAATAGCGGGCAATCATGATTAGTTAAGAAAGACGTTAATTTGAAGAAATGCTGAATCGAcaacaggggagggagagagcgtATTCGGAGACTTGGTAAACGCTGCAGTGAAAATGTTCCCACAGACAAACTGTGAGATGAAGTTAGTTTCCCTCTTGCATGCTGTTGGTCAAatggtttcttctttttgatCCATTCACCAGCAGTGGTCCTTAATGTGGCAGGAAGGGGAGGTGCAGGGGGAAGGGGTGCGCCTGCCTCATCAATCTGCAGCCAAAGCTGATGCTGTCGCCGAGATTCCCCCAAATGCAGCTCCAGTTGCCCAAAGAGCAACTGAGACGGTTTCATGAAGATGACTGCCAGGTGGGCAGAAATACTCTCACAGACACTCAGACTGGAGACAGCCCACCCAGGAATGTACTTAGGATGGGACAattcctccctttttctctgaGTATACCATTATCTCCTGAAGCCATAGATCCATTTTGCAGagccttttttttctcccttcaagtCACAAGATCTGCTAAAACCACATGGGATGAAAAAACACCTCCCTTTGGGAGCTGGAGGCAGCTCAACCCCTGCCTGTCACCAGCACCACTGTTGCATTTCCAGCTCAGCTGTCTGCTGGAAATATTAGCCACAAGGATGCCGGTCTCATGGAGGACCCAGAAAAGCTACGCATACATTGTTGCTCAGGTGTTAGCAATGAGCCTCATCCAGGTGTCCAGGATGGCCTTGAAgatcattggggaaaaaaaacaaaaaaaacttcttgACCTAAATATTTCCAAATCTAGTCATTTCTATGTTGGGGAATGCTTCTCTTTCCAGTCACTGAGCTACTGAAATTTACACTGATGAGATCAGTATGTCTGAACTCTCTCCCGGCCCATAATGATCCACATATGATGGAGACTGGAAATTGCAGTCATTCTTCATGAGCAAAGGATGCCCAGGGAGTGCCGATCATTTTCTTCTGAAGGAGCAGACAGTCCCCGGCAACTCTCAGCCCCTTTCACAAAGGTTTATGGAGCAGGTACTGTGATAGGATCTGGGGGATAAGCGAGAATATCCTTACCCTAAGTGGAATGTAATGTCATGGAATGAGtaacaggagagggaggggaataTAAAAAGCAGACGGGCAacatcctttcatttattcatccaacagcTATTTACTAAGAACCTAACATGTATCAGACACTGTGGGGACACCGAGAGTCTTTCCGTGATTGAGTTTGCCCAGGAAGTAATTTTCATCGCCATATGGAAAGAGGAATAAAACTTAGGGACTCCTGTCAGAGGAGAAGACCCTTGAGCTGGATTTCATAACTCAGACAGAGGGAGCATCACAAGCCATGGTGCACTTGACCATGCAAACGGCATTCATGGAGCCCGCTCAGGAAGACAGCATTTGATAAGGTTAACGAAGTCATTTCTCTTGACCACAGGTTAACGTCATCATTAACATTACACTAACTATGAGTTAACTTCGTCATTGCTTTGCTGTCCCCATAAGGAAATAGCaagttctgttctgttctgaTGTCATCCTTCAGATGAGTTCCTGTGTACATttacacactctcacacacacacacacacatacaatacaATATCAAGCATGGGAACATTCTGCAAAAACAACACTGAAACATAATTTCTTGGACAAACTCTGAGGAACCTCAAAACAGCCTGACTGGCCTTCCAAACAGCATTCACGGTATGCCTGCGAGCCTGCAGTCATGATTTCTGCAGAATCTAGCACAGAGAGAGGACAGAAGCGCCATCCCTCAAGTTATCTTTGGATGCTTCAGCCAACATGGCTGCTCTCTGGACCAAGTCTGTTACATGTTTATGATGGGAATGGTCAGAATAATTGAGGCTTCTCAATTTACCATGCCCTTTGGCAAACCGGTCTGTGTCGGTAATGTCAAAAACACTGGACGGCCCAAGCAAGATTGATTAAGCAGCCGTTAAAATTGCCAAGAAGTGGGTTTTACTCGTAAATTCACTGAGGATGGGTTCTTTGAAACCTCAAATATTACCAGGCTTGGGAATGTGAGATTATCTGCCACAGTGACAATAAACCAAGtgaggaaagccattagaaagGGTGAGGGTGGTAGGAagccttttaatttttgttctactGCAGTGAGACAGCAATCCTCGTGGTTTTGCAGAGCCCCAAATGTCTTCCAAAGTCTGGGAAGGCTTCTGACAGGGATGAGAAAGACCCAGCGAGAGGATTTCTAGCTACACAGAGAAACCGGTCATTGGCATTTCCTTTGTCTCTGATCTTCTGCCACCACTGAGCACAGCCGCCCCCATAagtaaaaagttttaaagaaattccAGAATTCACATCATGAAGGCATTCTTCGTGGGTGTTTAtacttagaatttaaataaacttattACGGTCTTTTTCATTTATGAGAAAGTAGATAAAGGGACGAACAGTCACAACTGATAAATAGAGAATCATGGAGAAATGTGGCAAAAGCTGGGTTTTCATGCTCTCTTACTAAAACCACTGAAGACATCATTTTGTCTAACAGATCCTTGCCTTAGTAGAGGACCCGGAGAGGGAGAATTCACACCATTTCTCTTGTTCACAGGCCAATCCCTGATTTATGAGAGAGGTGATCTGTATGAATGGCGTCTACGCCACAAAGGCTTTCCCTTAGCTCGTTGGACAGGGAGACTCCAGTTGGCTCTATGcgcataattttaaaatatccaaagaaTAATGGCTATGGACGCACTAGAAGGCTGGAGACCAAAAGGCTGtaggtttaaagaaaaaagagagtggGGGGAACCACTTAAATAATGAATGACCTCTTGCTCACTTAACGAAAACCAGAGTCTCCTCCAGATTTCCAAGCTGGCATTGTTTCACTGGTACCATCGCCTTGGGGCTCCTGTGtgtaatgtttcttttaaaagatagtGCACACAGGAAAGCGATGGGACAAGAAAACACTGCCACGGGAGAGCCTTAGCCTCCGTTCCTTTTAAAACGTGTGCTTAATCCCAAATGCTTGTGGCAAAATCATCCTGAAGGTGATCAGGTTATGTAAGGACTCCTTTAGCATTTACAAAAAGCAAAGCGGCACGTGCTCCAGGACTgagtgtttctgtttttttaacttcCCTCACGCTACATTCATTGGCCTTGTGGCTCGGATGCCTAATTTCTCACAGCCAACAGCCTGTTCTGGCCAGGGGGCGTAGTGACCTTTCTTACTCGATTTTCTGAACAATGTAAAGAACCTTTATCAACAGCTCCATAGCAAAGTTCCTCTCCCgggctgggagcccgatgtgaaaCCCTGGGGCTAGCTGAAATCCGAGAACGACCCTGGGGAAATTTGGCTGGAAGTCTCCTTCCGCTGAAACTAAGAAAGCTTTGGTAATTCTTACGGTGATagcaaatgcaaattttaaaacttttttaaagcttgctgtttcttgacttctttcatgtccttctctccttctgtgtAGCCCTGCCCGTTAAGTTTTCTGTGGCAACTGATGAAACATAAATGCAGATTTGAGTTCTGTAGTTTTTtatcctatttttgttttgttgttgttgttgttttgtttggttggtttttctttttaattgcacACACAACTTGGGTTTGGCCACTCTcgtgttttccattattttcagaAGGAAATGTGTCCCTGTGGGGTGATTTCAAAGACCATCTTGGCGACATTGCTAAGTGTGGATGGCCCAGTGTCCACCAGAAAGTATCATTGTTGGAACCCGAAAGGTAATTTGTCAGGGACACGAACTTTTTTGGAGATGATCCTGGAAAAATGAAGAGCCTCCATTGGAGGACTGTAGAGGGCCGCTGCACTCCGGGCAGGTGAATCCCAAACTGTAGGCAAAGACTTGATTACTCCATAGCTATACACAATAAGTTAAACAAATTTGGGGGGTTTTCTGGCCCAACCAAACACTCCGTGGTCTGTTTGTAGATGTTCGCTCATCCCCCATAGCGATTTCCCCTTTGGCCTGGATGGTCCTGCCGGTGCAGCAATTACAATGgtaagttttgtttcttttagaatCCAGGGACCCTCATGTAAATGATGAGTGACTATCAGCAGGTTTCTGAAAACTGTTACAAAATTACAGATAAGCCCTCCAACAGATGTGGTT
This region of Ursus arctos isolate Adak ecotype North America unplaced genomic scaffold, UrsArc2.0 scaffold_15, whole genome shotgun sequence genomic DNA includes:
- the FBXL7 gene encoding F-box/LRR-repeat protein 7, translating into MGANNGKQYGSEGKGSSSISSDVSSSTDHTPTQAQKNVATSEDSDLSMRTLSTPSPALICPPNLPGFQNGRGSSTSSSSITGETVAMVHSPPPTRLTHPLIRLASRPQKEQASIERLPDQCMVQIFSFLPTNQLCRCARVCRRWYNLAWDPRLWRTIRLTGETIHVDRALKVLTRRLCQDTPNVCLMLETVTVSGCRRLTDRGLYTIAQCCPELRRLEVSGCYNISNEAVFDVVSLCPNLEHLDVSGCSKVTCISLTREASIKLSPLHGKQISIRYLDMTDCFVLEDEGLHTIAAHCTQLTHLYLRRCVRLTDEGLRYLMIYCTSIKELSVSDCRFVSDFGLREIAKLEARLRYLSIAHCGRVTDVGIRYVAKYCSKLRYLNARGCEGITDHGVEYLAKNCTKLKSLDIGKCPLVSDTGLECLALNCFNLKRLSLKSCESITGQGLQIVAANCFDLQMLNVQDCEVSVEALRFVKRHCKRCVIEHTNPAFF